From the genome of Papaver somniferum cultivar HN1 chromosome 2, ASM357369v1, whole genome shotgun sequence, one region includes:
- the LOC113353451 gene encoding probable protein phosphatase 2C 12: MGNCISSVASANIHDEIVKIQDTYENAIFIDSSSCKTPTGSVCSQQGQKGLNQDSAILQQGFGMDDGVLCGVFDGHGMNGQVASRLVRSWLPGLLLSQKKVISSFNLDSNKNDSVEEWSKACIGAYKVMDKELKLQENLDCSCSGTTSVTVIKQGEDLVIANLGDSRAVLGTSSDNGDMMAVQLTTDLKPSVPEEAERITKSNGRVFALENEAHVTRVWLPDQNFPGLAMTRAFGDFDLKDYGVIAIPQISHHHLNNNDKFVVLASDGVWDVLSNKEVVSIVSLATRETAAKAVVDAAVTSWKRKFPMSKMDDICFLHVLPEKMSTRSNEEKKYQVF; the protein is encoded by the exons ATGGGAAATTGTATATCATCTGTTGCAtctgccaacattcatgatgaaaTTGTCAAGATACAAGATACCTATGAAAATGCAATTTTCATTGATTCAAGTTCATGTAAAACTCCAACTGGTTCTGTTTGTTCTCAACAAGGCCAGAAAGGACTAAACCAAGATTCTGCTATACTTCAACAG GGTTTTGGTATGGATGATGGAGTTCTCTGCGGAGTATTTGATGGACATGGAATGAATGGTCAAGTTGCGAGTAGATTAGTTAGAAGTTGGTTGCCTGGTTTACTTTTAAGCCAAAAGAAAGTGATTTCTTCGTTTAATTTGGATTCTAATAAAAACGATTCTGTTGAGGAATGGAGTAAAGCCTGTATTGGTGCTTACAAAGTAATGGATAAAGAACTTAAACTTCAAGAAAACTTGGATTGTTCTTGTAGTGGAACTACTTCTGTTACTGTCATCAAACAG GGTGAAGATCTTGTTATTGCTAATCTTGGTGATTCACGGGCCGTATTAGGGACTAGTTCTGATAATGGTGACATGATGGCTGTTCAATTAACTACTGATCTAAAGCCTAGTGTACCAGAGGAAGCTGAAAGAATAACAAAGAGTAATGGCCGGGTATTTGCACTTGAAAATGAAGCTCATGTTACACGGGTATGGTTGCCTGACCAGAATTTTCCTGGACTTGCCATGACAAGAGCTTTTGGGGACTTTGATCTTAAGGATTACGGAGTAATAGCCATTCCACAAATCtcacatcatcatctgaataacAATGACAAGTTTGTTGTTCTTGCATCTGACGGG GTATGGGATGTTCTTAGCAACAAAGAAGTTGTATCAATTGTGTCATTGGCAACACGAGAAACGGCGGCTAAAGCAGTCGTAGATGCTGCGGTTACTTCATGGAAACGAAAGTTTCCCATGTCAAAAATGGATGATATTTGTTTCTTGCATGTTCTTCCAGAAAAGATGAGCACAAGGTCTAATGAAGAAAAGAAGTACCAAGTTTTCTGA